One genomic window of Pseudomonas aeruginosa includes the following:
- a CDS encoding flavin-containing monooxygenase: MPVEHLDVLIVGAGLSGVGAAYHLMKHCPGKSFALLEGRAAMGGTWDLFRYPGIRSDSDMFTLGYNFKPWSDPKAIADGPSIRRYIEETARENGIDRKIRYRHRVLRADWDSANARWDLDVQRGDEPEPLRMTAQFLLMCTGYYRYEAGYTPEFVGREDFAGQVVHPQLWPEDLDYSGKKVVVIGSGATAVTLVPSLTDKAAHVTMLQRSPSYVITLPQKDAISNFLRRFLPETWVYRQARARNVAMQVVFFMLARTFPGLVRKVLLKLASLQLGKRFDMRHFSPRYKPWDERVCAVPDGDLFKVLRKGKASVVTEHIDRFVERGIRLKTGEVLEADIIVTATGLDLVMFGGAELAVDGKPFQVNQSMGYRGIMLRDLPNLAAVVGYTNASWTLKADLSSEYFCRLINHMDATGMRQVTARDSTGDVREEPFLNLDSGYIQRAAERMPKQGDRMPWKLYQNYVLDLALLRYGKVEDGYLVFSSPAPQRQAGGAAVQALG, encoded by the coding sequence ATGCCTGTCGAACACCTGGACGTACTCATCGTCGGCGCCGGATTGTCCGGCGTCGGCGCCGCCTACCACCTGATGAAGCATTGCCCCGGCAAGAGCTTCGCCCTGCTCGAAGGGCGCGCGGCGATGGGCGGTACCTGGGACCTGTTCCGCTACCCCGGCATCCGTTCCGACTCGGACATGTTCACCCTCGGCTACAACTTCAAGCCATGGAGCGATCCCAAGGCCATCGCCGACGGTCCCTCGATCCGCCGCTACATCGAGGAGACCGCGCGGGAGAACGGCATCGACCGGAAGATCCGCTACCGCCACCGGGTGCTCAGGGCCGACTGGGATTCCGCCAATGCGCGCTGGGACCTCGACGTGCAGCGCGGTGACGAGCCCGAGCCGCTGCGCATGACCGCGCAGTTCCTGCTGATGTGCACCGGCTACTACCGCTACGAGGCCGGCTATACCCCGGAATTCGTCGGCCGCGAGGACTTCGCCGGGCAGGTCGTCCATCCGCAGCTGTGGCCCGAGGACCTCGACTACAGCGGCAAGAAGGTGGTGGTGATCGGTAGCGGCGCGACAGCCGTGACCCTGGTGCCGTCGCTGACCGACAAGGCCGCCCACGTCACCATGTTGCAGCGCTCGCCGTCCTACGTGATCACCCTGCCGCAGAAGGACGCGATCTCCAATTTCCTTCGCCGCTTCCTTCCGGAAACCTGGGTCTACCGCCAGGCGCGGGCGCGCAACGTGGCCATGCAGGTGGTCTTCTTCATGCTCGCCAGGACCTTCCCCGGCCTGGTCCGCAAGGTCCTGCTCAAGCTGGCCAGCCTGCAACTGGGCAAGCGCTTCGACATGCGTCACTTCAGCCCGCGCTACAAGCCGTGGGACGAGCGGGTCTGCGCGGTGCCGGACGGCGACCTGTTCAAGGTGCTGCGCAAGGGCAAGGCGTCGGTGGTCACCGAGCACATCGACCGCTTCGTCGAGCGGGGCATTCGCCTGAAGACCGGCGAGGTGCTGGAGGCGGACATCATCGTCACCGCCACCGGCCTCGACCTGGTGATGTTCGGCGGCGCCGAGCTGGCGGTCGACGGCAAGCCGTTCCAGGTCAACCAGAGCATGGGCTATCGCGGCATCATGTTGCGCGACCTGCCAAACCTGGCGGCGGTGGTCGGCTATACCAACGCCAGCTGGACGCTCAAGGCGGACCTCTCCAGCGAATACTTCTGCCGCCTGATCAATCACATGGACGCCACCGGCATGCGCCAGGTGACCGCCCGCGACAGCACCGGCGACGTGCGCGAGGAGCCCTTCCTCAACCTCGACTCCGGCTACATCCAGCGCGCCGCCGAGCGCATGCCCAAGCAGGGCGACCGGATGCCCTGGAAGCTTTACCAGAACTACGTCCTCGACCTGGCGCTGCTGCGCTACGGCAAGGTCGAGGACGGCTACCTGGTGTTCTCCTCGCCGGCGCCGCAGCGGCAAGCCGGCGGCGCGGCGGTGCAGGCCCTGGGCTGA
- the kefB gene encoding glutathione-regulated potassium-efflux system protein KefB, translated as MEHGSSFLQSGVVFLIAAVFMVPLAKRLQLGAVLGYLLAGVLIGPSVLGLVDNPESVAQISEMGVVLLLFIIGLELSPRRLWVMRKSVFGVGLLQVLLTGVVIGTVALVGFDQPVNSAVVLGLGLALSSTAFGLQILAERKELTQPHGRLAFAILLFQDIAAIPLIAMIPLLSGAHSDAGGSELTQTLKVVGSIAAVVVGGRYLLRPVFRIVAQTKLQDMSTATALLVVMGTALLMELAGVSMALGAFLAGLLLADSEYRHELEAQIEPFKGLLLGLFFISVGMSADISLLLKSPWMVLGLTVLLIALKAPVLYFVGRISGGLDKASALRLGVVLAAGGEFAFVVFKMARDQGLFQNDLHNLLVLSITLSMALTPLLVLGLARLLAKEPEATKPPPEMERIDNDDTPRVVIAGVGRMGQIVARVLRAQRVPFIALDTSVETIELTRTLGAIPIFYGDPMRPEILRAAQVEKAEFFVIATDDPETNIETAKRVRKLYPHLKIIARARNRQHVHLLLDAGVEPVRETFFSSLEMSRMVLCGLGLSEEQADARIRRFRRHDEEVLASQHLFYNDRDALIKSAREARVELETLFQTDQLEDRGAVAAETPEKPSRAS; from the coding sequence GTGGAACACGGAAGCAGTTTTCTCCAGTCCGGCGTGGTCTTCCTGATCGCGGCGGTGTTCATGGTGCCGCTGGCCAAGCGCCTGCAACTGGGCGCGGTGCTCGGCTACCTGCTGGCCGGCGTGCTGATCGGTCCCAGCGTGCTGGGCCTGGTGGACAACCCGGAAAGCGTCGCGCAGATCTCCGAGATGGGCGTGGTATTGCTGCTGTTCATCATCGGCCTGGAGCTGTCGCCGCGGCGCCTGTGGGTGATGCGCAAGTCGGTGTTCGGCGTCGGCCTGCTGCAGGTGCTGCTGACCGGCGTGGTGATCGGCACCGTGGCCCTGGTCGGCTTCGACCAACCGGTGAACAGCGCGGTGGTGCTCGGCCTGGGCCTGGCGCTGTCGTCCACCGCCTTCGGCCTGCAGATCCTCGCCGAGCGCAAGGAACTGACCCAGCCCCATGGCCGCCTGGCCTTCGCCATCCTGCTGTTCCAGGATATCGCGGCGATCCCGCTGATCGCCATGATCCCGCTGCTCAGCGGTGCGCACAGCGACGCCGGCGGCAGCGAACTGACCCAGACCCTCAAGGTAGTCGGCAGCATCGCCGCGGTGGTGGTCGGTGGCCGCTACCTGCTGCGCCCGGTGTTCCGCATCGTCGCCCAGACCAAGCTGCAGGACATGTCCACCGCCACCGCGCTGCTGGTGGTGATGGGCACCGCGCTGCTGATGGAGCTGGCCGGCGTGTCCATGGCCCTCGGTGCCTTCCTCGCCGGCCTGCTGCTGGCCGACTCGGAGTACCGCCACGAACTGGAGGCGCAGATCGAGCCGTTCAAGGGCCTGTTGCTCGGCCTGTTCTTCATCAGCGTGGGGATGAGCGCGGACATCAGCCTGCTGCTCAAGTCGCCGTGGATGGTGCTCGGCCTGACCGTGCTGCTGATCGCCCTGAAGGCGCCGGTGCTGTACTTCGTCGGACGCATTTCCGGCGGCCTCGACAAGGCCTCGGCGCTGCGCCTGGGCGTGGTCCTGGCGGCCGGCGGCGAGTTCGCCTTCGTCGTGTTCAAGATGGCCCGCGACCAGGGCCTGTTCCAGAACGACCTGCACAACCTGCTGGTGCTTTCCATCACCCTGTCGATGGCCCTGACCCCGTTGCTGGTACTCGGCCTCGCGCGCCTGCTGGCGAAGGAGCCGGAGGCGACGAAGCCGCCGCCGGAAATGGAACGCATCGACAACGACGACACCCCGCGCGTGGTGATCGCCGGGGTCGGCCGCATGGGCCAGATCGTCGCTCGCGTGCTGCGCGCCCAGCGCGTGCCGTTCATCGCCCTGGACACCTCGGTGGAGACCATCGAGCTGACCCGTACCCTCGGCGCGATCCCGATCTTCTACGGCGACCCGATGCGCCCGGAGATCCTTCGCGCGGCCCAGGTAGAGAAGGCCGAGTTCTTCGTCATCGCCACCGATGACCCGGAGACCAACATCGAGACGGCCAAGCGCGTGCGCAAGCTGTATCCGCACCTGAAGATCATCGCCCGCGCGCGTAACCGCCAGCACGTCCACCTGCTGCTCGACGCCGGGGTCGAGCCGGTGCGCGAGACCTTCTTCTCCAGCCTGGAGATGAGCCGCATGGTGCTCTGCGGCCTGGGTCTGAGCGAGGAACAGGCGGACGCGCGGATCCGTCGTTTCCGTCGGCACGACGAAGAGGTCCTGGCCTCCCAGCACCTGTTCTACAACGACCGCGACGCGCTGATCAAAAGCGCTCGCGAGGCGCGGGTCGAGCTGGAGACGCTGTTCCAGACCGACCAGCTGGAAGACCGTGGCGCGGTAGCGGCGGAGACCCCGGAGAAACCTTCCCGCGCCTCCTAG
- a CDS encoding SRPBCC family protein, translating to MQFEHLVQVNDRTLVDLPVLDRLQLWEGLVCRAREPQYFVVGLERFEILVDDGDRLHRRLYLPGLVVEDEVVLKAPDSAHYSIKPSAEVAGGSLDMTIEEPEPGSLFVRFAYCTRYLQPLGDELPYDAFVKQAYIAMDVETIATIRDRFGASAASGS from the coding sequence ATGCAATTCGAACACCTGGTCCAGGTCAACGACCGGACGCTTGTCGACCTGCCGGTCCTCGACCGGCTGCAACTCTGGGAAGGCCTGGTCTGCCGTGCGCGCGAGCCACAGTATTTCGTCGTCGGCCTGGAGCGTTTCGAGATCCTCGTCGATGACGGCGACCGCCTGCACCGGCGCCTGTACCTGCCGGGTCTGGTGGTCGAGGACGAAGTCGTGCTGAAGGCGCCGGACAGTGCCCACTACAGCATCAAGCCGAGCGCCGAGGTGGCCGGCGGCAGCCTCGACATGACCATCGAGGAGCCGGAGCCCGGCTCGCTGTTCGTGCGTTTCGCCTACTGCACCCGCTACCTGCAGCCGCTGGGCGACGAACTGCCCTACGACGCCTTCGTCAAGCAGGCCTATATCGCCATGGATGTGGAGACCATCGCCACCATCCGCGACCGGTTCGGCGCCAGCGCCGCCAGCGGGAGTTGA
- a CDS encoding pirin family protein, with translation MSNTEERCDLSSSRDCPERREHLLQRVTARAAEIGGGITVSRLMPSRQRRMIGAWCFLDHAGPAEFEPGGGLAVGPHPHIGLQTFTWMIQGEALHRDSLGNVQVIRPGQVNLMTAGHGIAHTEESLPDERHAHAAQLWIALPYEQRDIAPAFDHHPDLPRWQEQGVTFTLLAGALAGRQAPCRLYSPLLGADLACHDASTLQLTLDPHFEYGLLPLEGGLEVGGEHFAVNELAYLGDGRDGLQLQLDPGARVLLLGGAPFGAEIFMWWNFVGHSKGEIARAQKAWEEGDARFGRLDALEGPRLSAPPIPWKIDAE, from the coding sequence ATGAGCAATACCGAAGAGCGTTGCGACCTGTCCTCCTCGCGGGACTGTCCGGAGCGCCGCGAACACCTGCTGCAACGGGTCACCGCGCGTGCCGCGGAAATCGGCGGCGGGATCACCGTCAGTCGGCTGATGCCGTCGCGCCAGCGGCGGATGATCGGTGCCTGGTGCTTCCTCGACCATGCCGGTCCCGCCGAATTCGAACCTGGCGGCGGACTGGCCGTGGGCCCGCACCCGCACATCGGCCTGCAGACCTTTACCTGGATGATCCAGGGCGAGGCGTTGCACCGCGACAGCCTGGGCAACGTCCAGGTGATCCGCCCCGGCCAGGTCAACCTGATGACCGCCGGTCATGGCATCGCCCACACCGAGGAGTCGCTGCCCGACGAGCGCCACGCCCACGCCGCGCAGTTGTGGATCGCGCTGCCCTACGAGCAGCGCGACATCGCCCCGGCCTTCGACCATCATCCCGACCTGCCGCGCTGGCAGGAGCAGGGGGTCACCTTCACCCTGCTGGCCGGTGCGCTGGCCGGGCGACAGGCGCCGTGCCGGCTCTACTCGCCGCTGCTCGGTGCCGACCTGGCCTGCCACGACGCCTCGACCCTGCAACTGACGCTCGACCCGCACTTCGAGTACGGCCTGCTGCCGCTGGAAGGCGGGTTGGAAGTGGGCGGCGAGCATTTCGCGGTGAACGAACTGGCCTACCTGGGCGACGGCCGCGACGGCCTGCAACTGCAACTCGACCCTGGCGCGCGGGTGCTATTGCTGGGTGGCGCACCGTTCGGCGCGGAGATCTTCATGTGGTGGAACTTCGTCGGCCACAGCAAGGGTGAGATCGCCCGGGCGCAGAAGGCCTGGGAGGAGGGGGATGCTCGCTTCGGCCGGCTCGACGCCCTGGAAGGGCCGCGCTTGAGCGCTCCGCCGATTCCCTGGAAGATCGACGCCGAGTGA
- a CDS encoding NAD(P)H-dependent FMN reductase has product MSDDIKVLGISGSLRSGSYNSAALQEAIGLVPPGMSIELADISGIPLYNEDVYALGFPPAVERFREQIRAADALLFATPEYNYSMAGVLKNAIDWASRPPEQPFSGKPAAILGASAGRFGTARAQYHLRQTLVFLDVHPLNKPEVMISSAQNAFDAQGRLLDDKARELIQQQLQALQLWVRRLRG; this is encoded by the coding sequence ATGAGCGACGACATCAAGGTATTGGGCATTTCCGGCAGCCTGCGCAGCGGCTCCTACAACAGCGCGGCGCTGCAGGAGGCGATTGGCCTGGTCCCGCCGGGCATGAGCATCGAGCTGGCGGACATCTCCGGCATCCCGCTGTACAACGAGGACGTCTACGCCCTCGGCTTCCCGCCCGCGGTGGAACGCTTCCGCGAGCAGATCCGCGCGGCGGACGCGCTGCTGTTCGCCACCCCGGAATACAACTATTCGATGGCCGGGGTGCTGAAGAATGCCATCGACTGGGCCTCGCGGCCGCCGGAGCAGCCGTTCTCCGGCAAGCCGGCGGCGATCCTCGGTGCCAGTGCCGGGCGTTTCGGCACCGCGCGGGCGCAGTATCACTTGCGCCAGACGCTGGTGTTCCTCGACGTTCATCCGCTGAACAAGCCGGAAGTGATGATCTCCAGCGCGCAGAACGCCTTCGACGCCCAGGGCCGGCTGCTCGACGACAAGGCGCGCGAGCTGATCCAGCAGCAGTTGCAGGCCCTGCAGCTATGGGTGCGCCGCCTGCGCGGTTGA
- a CDS encoding OsmC family protein has translation MATQVVNASLGTTPYRVTLGDDSHQWLSDVPAALGGGDSGPSPHEILLSALGACTAITVAMYAQRKEWPLEGIDVQLNIVEERTKPEPFTHIRRDIRLAGDLDAEQRQRLLEIANACPIHRVLSGEVSVSSQLRD, from the coding sequence ATGGCTACCCAGGTCGTCAACGCTTCCCTCGGCACCACCCCTTATCGCGTGACCCTCGGCGACGACAGCCACCAGTGGCTGAGCGACGTGCCGGCCGCCCTCGGTGGCGGCGACAGTGGTCCCTCGCCGCACGAGATCCTGCTCTCGGCGCTGGGCGCCTGCACGGCGATCACTGTGGCGATGTACGCGCAGCGCAAGGAGTGGCCGCTGGAGGGTATCGACGTGCAACTGAACATCGTCGAGGAACGCACCAAGCCGGAGCCCTTCACCCATATCCGCCGCGACATCCGCCTGGCCGGCGATCTCGACGCCGAGCAGCGCCAGCGTCTGCTGGAGATCGCCAATGCCTGCCCGATCCATCGTGTACTCTCCGGAGAGGTCAGCGTCAGCAGCCAGCTACGCGACTGA
- the ycaC gene encoding isochorismate family cysteine hydrolase YcaC gives MSFTYKRLDKNDAAVLFVDHQAGLLSLVRDFSPDEFKNNVLALADIARFFNLPTILTTSFEDGPNGPLVPELKEMFPQAPYIARPGNINAWDNEDFVKAVKATGKKQLIIAGVVTDVCVAFPTLSALEEGFDVFVVTDASGTFNPVVRDAAWARMTAAGAQLMNWFSVGCELHRDWRNDIEGFGAILGGHLPAYANLIQSFGTKK, from the coding sequence ATGTCCTTCACCTACAAGCGACTCGACAAGAACGATGCGGCGGTGCTGTTCGTCGACCACCAGGCAGGCCTGCTCTCCCTGGTCCGCGATTTCAGCCCGGACGAGTTCAAGAACAACGTCCTGGCATTGGCCGACATCGCCAGGTTCTTCAACCTGCCGACCATCCTCACCACCAGCTTCGAGGATGGCCCCAACGGCCCGCTGGTGCCGGAACTCAAGGAAATGTTTCCGCAGGCCCCGTACATCGCCCGCCCCGGCAACATCAACGCCTGGGACAACGAGGACTTCGTCAAGGCAGTCAAGGCCACCGGCAAGAAGCAACTGATCATCGCCGGCGTGGTGACCGATGTCTGCGTAGCCTTCCCGACCCTCTCGGCACTGGAGGAGGGGTTTGACGTATTCGTCGTCACCGACGCCTCCGGCACCTTCAACCCGGTGGTGCGCGACGCCGCCTGGGCGCGCATGACCGCCGCCGGCGCGCAACTGATGAACTGGTTCAGCGTCGGCTGCGAACTGCACCGCGACTGGCGCAACGACATCGAAGGCTTCGGTGCCATCCTCGGCGGCCACCTGCCGGCGTACGCCAACCTGATCCAGAGCTTCGGCACGAAGAAGTAA
- a CDS encoding LysR family transcriptional regulator — translation MSLRLEDIQAFLNVVELGSISAAAERMSLSKSVISKRVSDLERHLGVRLLYRSTRNVEPTEAGGFFYKSAKASLQDLNNAAESVALRENDLCGELRVMAPMSFGTLWLGPLVMEFMARNPRLEVVLQLDDRIVDFEKEGYDLAIRITRLQDSSLIARQLGTSRRVVCCSPEYLERHGPLQRIEDILCHPCIGYSHNTPSQLWSFEPRVAGEPARMITPRGRFNTNNGQTMRDAAVRGLGLAMLPLFIAAEDLAAGRLVEALPQERPLDDLIYAMYSRAATLSPKVKLFVQFLQQALGSPPWGVR, via the coding sequence ATGAGCCTGCGCCTTGAAGACATACAGGCCTTCCTCAACGTGGTCGAGCTGGGCAGCATCAGCGCCGCCGCCGAACGCATGAGCCTGTCCAAGTCCGTGATCAGCAAACGCGTCAGCGACCTGGAGCGCCACCTCGGCGTGCGCCTGCTCTACCGCTCGACGCGCAACGTCGAGCCGACCGAGGCCGGCGGCTTCTTCTACAAGTCGGCCAAGGCCTCGCTGCAGGACCTGAACAACGCCGCGGAAAGCGTGGCCCTGCGCGAGAACGACCTGTGCGGGGAATTGCGGGTGATGGCGCCGATGAGCTTCGGCACGCTCTGGCTGGGGCCGCTGGTGATGGAATTCATGGCGCGCAACCCGCGCCTGGAAGTGGTCCTGCAACTGGACGACCGGATCGTCGACTTCGAGAAGGAAGGCTACGACCTGGCGATCCGCATCACCCGCCTGCAGGACAGCTCGCTGATCGCCCGCCAACTGGGCACCAGCCGCCGGGTAGTGTGTTGCAGCCCGGAATACCTGGAACGGCACGGCCCGCTGCAACGCATCGAAGACATCCTCTGCCATCCCTGCATCGGCTACAGCCACAACACCCCGTCGCAGCTATGGAGCTTCGAGCCGCGGGTGGCCGGCGAGCCGGCGCGGATGATCACCCCGCGCGGACGCTTCAACACCAACAACGGCCAGACCATGCGCGACGCCGCGGTGCGTGGCCTGGGCCTGGCGATGCTGCCGCTGTTCATCGCCGCCGAGGACCTGGCCGCCGGCCGGCTGGTCGAGGCCCTGCCGCAGGAGCGGCCGCTGGACGACCTGATCTACGCCATGTATTCGCGAGCGGCAACCCTCTCGCCGAAGGTGAAGCTGTTCGTCCAGTTTCTCCAGCAGGCCCTGGGCAGCCCGCCGTGGGGCGTGCGCTGA
- a CDS encoding O-methyltransferase yields the protein MTTRTLNLDDNLYRYLLDVSLRETPLMTRLREETAKLPNARWQIAPEQGQFIALLLTLIGARRALEVGTFTGYSALCMATALGEQGRLTCCDLPGDYHLTARRYWREAAVEERIELRLGPALETLRALLDEGLAGQFDLAFIDADKANYPEYLEAALALVRQGGLVLFDNVLWSGRVLEAQPKSADTRGIQQLNLALKNDARVDYSLLPIGDGLSVCRKR from the coding sequence ATGACCACCCGCACCCTCAACCTCGACGACAACCTCTACCGCTACCTGCTGGACGTTTCGCTGCGGGAAACCCCGCTGATGACCCGCCTGCGCGAGGAAACCGCGAAGCTGCCCAACGCACGCTGGCAGATCGCCCCCGAGCAGGGCCAGTTCATCGCCTTGCTGCTGACCCTGATCGGCGCGCGGCGGGCGCTGGAGGTCGGCACCTTCACCGGCTACAGCGCCCTGTGCATGGCTACCGCCCTTGGCGAGCAGGGGCGTCTTACCTGTTGCGACCTGCCCGGCGACTACCACCTGACTGCGCGCCGCTACTGGCGCGAAGCCGCTGTCGAGGAGCGCATCGAGCTACGCCTCGGGCCCGCCCTGGAAACCCTGCGTGCGTTGCTCGACGAAGGCCTGGCCGGGCAGTTCGACCTGGCCTTCATCGACGCCGACAAGGCCAACTACCCCGAATACCTGGAGGCCGCGCTGGCGCTGGTGCGCCAGGGTGGGCTGGTGCTTTTCGACAACGTGCTGTGGAGCGGCCGGGTGCTCGAAGCGCAGCCGAAGAGTGCGGATACCCGCGGCATCCAGCAGCTCAACCTGGCGCTGAAGAACGACGCGCGGGTGGACTACTCGCTGCTGCCGATCGGCGACGGGCTGAGCGTCTGTCGCAAGCGCTGA
- a CDS encoding C40 family peptidase, translated as MHALARFSILAFAALLTACASKAPPPAPAKQVVFRPATNFSPAADDVLFRALGLVGTPYRWGGNTPDSGFDCSGLINFVYRDMTGIKLPRSTREMISMRAPSVPVQALQTGDLVFFATSGGRTVSHAGIYVGEGRFVHAPRTGGTVRLDSLQNSYWQRAYLDAKRVLVAPSPLARVP; from the coding sequence ATGCATGCACTGGCCCGATTCTCGATCCTCGCCTTTGCTGCGCTGCTTACCGCCTGCGCCAGCAAAGCGCCGCCCCCCGCGCCCGCCAAACAGGTCGTATTCCGTCCGGCGACGAATTTCTCGCCCGCCGCCGACGATGTGCTGTTCCGTGCCCTCGGCCTGGTCGGCACGCCCTACCGCTGGGGCGGCAACACGCCCGATTCGGGCTTCGATTGCAGCGGCCTGATCAACTTCGTCTACCGCGACATGACCGGCATCAAGCTGCCGCGCTCGACCCGCGAGATGATTTCCATGCGCGCGCCCAGCGTGCCGGTGCAGGCCCTGCAGACCGGCGACCTGGTGTTCTTCGCCACCTCCGGTGGTCGCACCGTGAGCCATGCCGGCATCTACGTCGGCGAGGGTCGCTTCGTGCATGCGCCGCGCACCGGCGGCACGGTGCGCCTGGACAGCCTGCAGAACAGCTACTGGCAACGCGCGTACCTGGACGCCAAGCGCGTGCTGGTCGCGCCGTCGCCGTTGGCGCGGGTGCCCTGA
- a CDS encoding C40 family peptidase, producing the protein MPMLKRLAPLVPMSFVLLLAACASHSPEPQVAKEPTAAKSSIDVERDAIAWQDVEDEGADNSSAGTPALASSILERAFELIGTPYRFGGTTAKGFDCSGFVGYLFREEAGIKLPRSTRELIDMDVPLVSKDELQPGDLLFFNNRGRGRVSHAGIYIGDGQFIHSASRRGGGVRVDSLDSSYWSLSYMEAKRVLEPGYKDALTSKR; encoded by the coding sequence GTGCCCATGCTTAAACGCTTAGCACCCCTCGTGCCCATGAGTTTCGTTCTGCTGCTGGCCGCTTGCGCCAGCCATTCGCCGGAGCCGCAGGTCGCCAAAGAGCCGACCGCAGCCAAGAGCAGCATCGACGTCGAACGCGACGCGATCGCTTGGCAGGATGTTGAGGACGAAGGGGCGGACAATTCATCGGCTGGTACGCCTGCGCTGGCGTCCAGCATCCTCGAGCGCGCTTTCGAACTGATCGGTACGCCGTACCGTTTCGGCGGTACGACGGCGAAAGGCTTCGATTGCAGCGGCTTCGTCGGCTACCTGTTCCGCGAGGAGGCCGGCATCAAGCTGCCGCGCTCCACCCGCGAACTCATCGATATGGACGTACCGCTGGTCTCCAAGGACGAGCTGCAGCCCGGCGACCTGCTGTTCTTCAACAACCGTGGCCGTGGCCGCGTCAGCCACGCCGGCATCTACATCGGCGATGGCCAGTTCATCCATTCCGCCAGCCGTCGCGGCGGCGGGGTGCGGGTGGACAGCCTGGACTCCAGCTACTGGAGCCTGAGCTACATGGAAGCCAAGCGGGTGCTCGAACCCGGCTACAAGGATGCCCTGACGAGCAAGCGCTAA
- a CDS encoding NAD-dependent deacylase, translated as MDSHSPIATVAQALRRAERILVITGAGLSADSGMPTYRGLGGLYNGRTEEGLPIEAALSGPMLRRDPALCWKYLAELGKACLAARPNAGHEAIAELQKHKPECWVLTQNIDGFHRQAGSPAERLIEIHGELAPLYCQSCGAESGGLEEHLHGQLPPRCAACGGVLRPPVVLFEEMLPEEAIDTLYRELRKGFDAVLVVGTTASFPYIVEPVLRTRQAGGFTAEVNPGVTDLSERVDVKMTGRALDIMPQVVSHIYR; from the coding sequence ATGGACAGCCACAGCCCGATCGCCACCGTCGCCCAGGCCCTGCGGCGCGCCGAACGCATCCTGGTCATCACTGGCGCCGGCCTCTCCGCGGATTCCGGTATGCCCACCTATCGCGGCCTCGGCGGTCTCTACAACGGTCGCACGGAAGAGGGCCTGCCGATCGAGGCGGCACTTTCCGGACCGATGCTGCGGCGCGATCCGGCGCTGTGCTGGAAGTACCTCGCGGAACTCGGCAAGGCTTGCCTGGCGGCCCGACCCAACGCCGGCCACGAAGCCATCGCCGAGTTGCAGAAGCACAAGCCGGAATGCTGGGTGCTGACCCAGAACATCGACGGCTTCCATCGCCAGGCCGGCTCGCCGGCCGAGCGGCTGATCGAGATCCATGGCGAACTGGCGCCGCTCTACTGCCAGTCCTGCGGTGCCGAGAGCGGCGGCCTGGAGGAGCATCTGCACGGCCAGTTGCCGCCGCGCTGCGCCGCTTGCGGTGGGGTGCTGCGGCCGCCGGTGGTGCTGTTCGAGGAAATGTTGCCGGAAGAGGCGATCGATACCCTGTACCGCGAATTGCGCAAAGGCTTCGATGCGGTGCTGGTGGTGGGAACCACCGCGAGCTTCCCCTATATCGTCGAACCGGTGCTGCGCACGCGGCAGGCGGGAGGCTTCACCGCGGAGGTGAATCCTGGCGTGACCGACCTCAGCGAGCGGGTCGATGTGAAAATGACAGGACGAGCCTTAGACATCATGCCGCAGGTGGTAAGTCACATTTATCGATAA